The window GagatttttgttcattcttcaaattttcaaaacaagaaatccctagaggcgatttttcaaagaactcttctcccccaaatcattggtaagtgattctaacctattttctttcaatctttcattacattttctaagatttcaacctaaaatctagtgttttcatggtgaaaattgggggtttgggtagaattagggatttttataaaatagggatttagacctcaaattgaagtcggatcccaaaacaaattacataaccgggatcgggggtgaatgaataattggattttggtctgaatttcgggtttggaccaagtggtcccgggagttgactttggttgatttttcaataatgacctaaattgaatcatttgcaatcgtgggtagttcctaaggcttaatttgagaggcaaagctatgattgagctttgagtggacctttGGAGCGAAGTAAGTGtagtggttaaccttgacttgagggattaggagttgtttgtctatttgctacatgtttagatatTGGGTACATTGTATatttgaggtgacgagtacttatgcgttgttgtcagattaaagcatgcgggtggggacTTGTTCCTTatagtttattgcttactttgatcttgttacccatgtttagactagttacttactaaattgatcattcttatcgTGTTTACGGGCTTTTGTGATAATTAAGTATTGAGTTGAGATTGGTATTATGGAACCattattgaagtaaggcttgttcttgttgattctatctccctgttattaccCGTTCATTGTTATGTGATaaaggagagtgttaatgcacgaaggtgatgccgtgccatattgtgagtgttaatgcacgaagggtgatgtcgtgccatgttatcacagttaatgcacgaagggtgatgccgtgccatattgtgagcattaatgcacaaagggtgatgccgtgtcatattgtgagcgttaatgcacgaagggtgatgccgtgacatgttatgagagttaatgcacgaagggtgatgccgtgtaatttttttcattgtgtttagttattttcactggttaaaagcatgttgactaTTCTGGTTGTCATTTATGCTGTATCTCTTATATCTTttgcccctttagcatgtccccctcccaatagtacatgtttagctgttattgttattttcttgtacatatatttttatttgcacatgtttattatgtgggtgtcttgtcatatcttcgtcactacttcatcgaggttaggctcgacacttacgagtacatagggtcgattgtactcatactacactctgcacttcttgtgcagattttggtaccgatcctagctgatcgtgaggcttagcaacTTGGacttgcttattggagactcaaggtagatctgctggcgtccgcagaccttggagccCCCTTCCATCTCccctattttactgtttcttttcatttagaacagttgtatttctttcagactctgtttgtagaaaatctgagaagctcgtgagttgtgactccagatccgaattgtatcagatattatgggctttatgttGTTCTGCATTTTAGTTTTAGCTTCTATTTAGTTTGATTGATTatgttattgaaattgactaaagCTGACTTAAAGaatcctctaacgttggcttgcctagcaagtgaaatgttaggcgccatcacggtcccgaaggtgggaagtccgggtcgtgacactaatTCTCTCGGTTCTACCTTGAGCTAGCTATCATCTTCTTCAAGCTTAGCTCATAAATTAACAAGTTTCATTGCGATTGTGACTGATTGCATCACTTGTTGAGTCTCTACTACCTGAGGTGGGGGTACTACTTGTAGTATCGTAGGGGCATTCTCTATTCCTGGCAACCAATGAGCTAGTTGAATCGACGCTAAGGTTTGAGGAACGCCTAGTTATCTGTCTAGAGGGAATATTCTGAGCCTTGAAAGAGGCTGACACTAGAGCAGCATGCCGCTTCATCTGCGTTATTTGTGAGATGGTGCACGTTAGTAAGCCTAACATAACATGCACACCTTGAGCTTCTCTCTCATCTCTTTAGTAAAATCAAActattaaaaataatttgtaaTAATAAGTTAAATTGcattaatatataaaaaaatattatactttATGTATACAAAACTTActctctccgttcacttttacttgtccgcTATACTAAAAATACATTTTCACTTTTAGTTGTTCACaatactaaatcaacagaaagacgattttttttcctattttatCCTTATCATTAACTACTTATTTCCCAAATCATTTctcaaaatttttgaaaatactatcattattatggataaaattataaaatatatatttcatttattttttcttaaagggAGTGTAAAATCAAAGTTAACAATTAAAAATGAACTAAAAGATAAAGCATTATACACTACtatcataaaaaaaaattatttacacaatTAAATCATTTACAATAAATTGCAGGTATAAGTTTTATTGATTTTGTATAACGATAAGTGCACTAACAAAGTATATAAATCTcttaacataaaataaaaaaataaaaaaataaaaaacaaaacaaaaaaaaaacttagaAGTAGAATAAAACCTTGTGAATAAACAAATTCTCTAGTGTTGTAGCTTTGGCAGTGATCTTGAAAATGGCGAATCAGCAGCAAGCATCGAGTAGGCCATGGATACTCGAAGTCGTACCTCTTCTAGTCGTCATACTAATCGCTGCTCATGTCCTAGCTTTGGTATATTTTCCCTATCTCTTACTGTGTTTGTGTTTTTTAACTAGTACATACTGTGATTTTTTGAGTCATTTACTGAATTTGGGTGTAGGTGTACTGGATTTACCGGCTAGCAACTGAGAAACAGCCTCAGAGGAGAAAAAAGCACTAGCAATATGTAGATTAGATGAATTTTCATTTCGCTTCAGCTTTTGGGAAAATTCAAGGTACAAAAACCCTAGTATTTCCTTGTGTTTTCTTATTCTCCTTTAAGTTTGTGAAACTTTCAATTGTTCTTTGAAATTTGAATTACTCAAAATAGAAATTTGAATTACTCAAGAATTTGAGTTTTTGAAAATTATATTACGGttaaattattgttgaatatttgtCCTGTTTGTACAATTATCACTTGGAATTTTGTAAATATTCATAGATTTATATGCCAGTAAAAATATAGAGAACTTGTAATATTGTTATggttattatttatatatatttaacttattttcatttttcttatttGATGTGATGTTGACATGAGTTGAGATTAAATGGAGAAATAGCGAAAGTAAGGATTCATATTgccgaccccaacttgtttgggattaagacatagttgttgttgtagagaTCACTCTGTGAGGTGTCAATTCTGTTGGATGAAGAAATTTGGTATTGGGTGGtcgtttttttttgttgttgctttCTTTGAGTTGGACTGCCCATATTTATATTGCCTGATGTATAAGATGGCTGCAAATGTGAATGGATTTTTATAGCAGTCACGGGAGAGTgaattcttcttttcttttgctATTGAACTTTTTTAAGAGGCACGTGATGTGAATGTTAAATATGATAGAGAAGTCCTTGGAGTCAAATTGGAATAGACTAAGCATTGTGGTAAGTTGAAGAATAGCTGGTATGTGCAAAGTTTCCATTCACGTTTGTGTTTTGGTAGTGTGCAACAAAGAAATAGAAGGTTGTTATTTGTTAAAGGAATATGAAGACTATTTAAAATCTAGTGCTTTGATCTTAATCCTCTTCTTCTTGAAGGATAGAAGGAAAGCAATAACTTAACTGGGTGAGAAGGTAGCAAATTTCTACTAAAAAGAAACAATAAAGCAGAGGATGGAACCGACTCTTACAGGGACCTTATTTTGGTGAACTTGCGTATCAAAATCTTTTGAAGTGATAATTTAGTTAAATTAGGTAATTGGAGTCAACTTTTGTTAAGGAGATGAGGTTGGGGGAAGTCCTGTGCAATCTTCTAAGGGGGTAAGGTGGAAAACCTTCTCTAAGAGTGAAAGCCTTTTTTTCTCCTTTGATGTGGCTTCATACTAAGCTAGGATGCCATGGAACTGTATGA is drawn from Nicotiana tomentosiformis chromosome 12, ASM39032v3, whole genome shotgun sequence and contains these coding sequences:
- the LOC104120769 gene encoding uncharacterized protein, with product MANQQQASSRPWILEVVPLLVVILIAAHVLALVYWIYRLATEKQPQRRKKH